One Plasmodium gaboni strain SY75 chromosome 1, whole genome shotgun sequence DNA segment encodes these proteins:
- a CDS encoding putative kinesin-8 — protein MESGNKKRIDTYEENEWIEKEGGNNFEDIKNADYSVSSNIEDVLISNRTTENENEEMTGEYMSSSDISMKGGEKNAYKRVRHKEINKEDISIGNNNKCVINDNHVDNNDDQYDDNHIHNNEEENIQSVSFIDPEATPEKMNILISNSNSYIMNDNIHTESNHHNNIYIDHIHFDNIYNNNNEKNTKESYDKNKLCVIYKNQNESQNTNHNINTNPNFISNDQFKETKDESNNNPVDELMKDIKIFNNSMQSISSTNNLSFQKNLSKMYSELASNKNLESLHNLFKDTSFGGNMEKAQFLKNILLASCLPQNGIMGIKKTEDSINKDIENNKEVVNINNKVPISDSINIQDSEYINQKRSSSYSSNEYIEGFNITNLSESQNLISNIEPTAVVMYSSPAKNNLDVKEGEENMEKKETKNILENVDVNTNTNDWNIKDDISPLNLNQYKETSMINMWNKSSSKKNISSNEWAKMKKSFCNIENNLIDYNKLNKTNSENNIEGIQNEIIDEEIKNIETSPYMNYLSNDNIMTVRNTNISNEPFPALDYVEQMGSNETMFIDNFEKCQVAKEPTSPFFHLYNSNDSSKVSCMGQDNNDINVDNINNKIDVNNINNKIDVNNINNDIYIDNIKNNNNNDIDKHTSVYKHMPTKCHINNISPSNAGDRSKLSSPALQSMKTKISNTHLITKEEEVGASLKICKNEFTKLEHSKVNTVKIKSPKNVSKVCPNKNAINVPKVVKVKNKTNENVKTPKITKRNSDNTSGRVDQKMNHNININNNNNNNNNNNNNITVNNNVSVNNHIQTHEISNNHGGSSSSSPPVHQNGTLTNNICVKSNKNEKNPSVEKDITYNMNVVIRCRPMSMSEKNDGAKNVIKILDNKMVVLLDPSDNSDNVLRQNRSREKKYVFDYVFDENSSQEDVYNNSVKCLIDAVIKGYNSTVFAYGATGAGKTHTIIGYKNEPGIMMMILKDLFERIKMLQIMNEYKVKCSFIEIYNENICDLLNPSNEYLDVREDPIKGVTVSNIFEVCTTSVEEIMELIHTGNRNRTQEPTDANKTSSRSHGVLQVIVEETEKGQGVYQQTKRGKLCVIDLAGSERASQTNNKGMRMLEGANINRSLLALGNVINALVLRSKGNSKSNFIPFRDSKLTRLLKDSLGGNCKTVMIANISPSHLSYEDTHNTLKYANRAKNIKNVVTSNSIVVKHHLTMYIDVIEKLKNEIEFLKEQLNEKEKMHDYMSTNSTNYDYYDQLKDYEKNCSKEELIHIIAMLKKENQRLKMCDPQDGGMNNNNNDDNNNNDGDDNNNDGDDNNNDGERNNIVSDPFNHNEYNNSSKLEDDMVTNKHNEELAKYKEEVNNLKMMNEKLFIDNKNFQLKLQEYVNISKNLKTLNEEYKKQIDGFKSMVHNHDMNHIQIKKKLDDLKKKYAQLKESTDDKDNEDVLEKWKNELTKATYYKLLSINGYLYYITNLLLNERKKIKMIILDIERKLIQNKEIGTHKISEDDIKVLQENKMDHQLKLNILQTNNLIKDLPIKIKDDKMKNFLYLFYTNKVLLQEKEELQDFFELSSTIIKQKEKQIEDLKGQLKDINVSIMSKK, from the exons ATGGAAAGTGGTAATAAGAAAAGAATAGACACTTATGAAGAGAATGAATGGATAGAAAAAGAAGGGGGAAATAATTTTGAGGATATTAAAAATGCAGATTATTCTGTGAGTTCTAATATAGAAGATGTATTAATATCTAATAGAACTACAGAAAATGAGAATGAAGAAATGACAGGTGAATATATGTCTTCATCAGATATTTCTATGAAAGGAGGTGAAAAAAATGCATATAAAAGAGTAAGACATAAAGAGATAAATAAGGAAGATATTTCTATAGGtaacaataataaatgtgtaataaatgataatcatgttgataataatgatgaccaatatgatgataatcatattcataataatgaGGAGGAGAATATTCAAAGTGTAAGTTTTATAGACCCTGAAGCGACCCcagaaaaaatgaatatacTAATAAGTAACAGCAATAGTTATATAatgaatgataatataCATACTGAGAGTaatcatcataataatatatacattgatcatattcattttgataacatatataataataataatgaaaagaatACAAAAGAATCATATGATAAGAATAAATTATGTgtcatatataaaaatcaaaatGAAAGTCAAAATACAAATCacaatattaatacaaatccaaattttatttcaaaTGATCAATTTAAAGAAACTAAAGATgaatcaaataataatccAGTAGATGAACTTATGAAagatattaaaatatttaacaACTCTATGCAATCCATATCGTCAACtaataatttatcatttcaaaaaaatttatcTAAAATGTATTCAGAATTGGCTTCTAATAAAAATCTAGAATCTCTTCACAATTTATTTAAGGACACCTCTTTTGGGGGTAATATGGAAAAGGCTCAatttcttaaaaatattttattggCTAGCTGCCTACCTCAAAATGGAATAATGGGTATTAAGAAAACTGAGGATTCAattaataaagatattgaaaataacaaagaagtagtaaatataaataataaagtaCCTATTAGTGattcaataaatatacaagACTCAGAATATATTAACCAAAAAAGAAGTTCAAGTTATAGTtcaaatgaatatatagaaggatttaatataacaaatttGAGTGAATCTCAAAATTTGATATCTAACATTGAACCCACAGCAGTAGTAATGTATTCGTCACCTGCTAAAAATAACTTAGATGTAAAAGAAGGAGAAgaaaatatggaaaaaaaagaaacaaaaaatatattagaaaaCGTAGATGTAAATACAAATACAAATGATTGGAATATAAAAGATGATATAAGTCCATTAAATTTAAACCAATATAAAGAAACATCAATGATTAATATGTGGAATAAATCAAGttctaaaaaaaatatatcttctAACGAATGGGctaaaatgaaaaaaagtttttgtaacattgaaaataatttaatagattataataaattaaataagACAAATAgtgaaaataatatagaaggaatacaaaatgaaattattgatgaagaaataaaaaatatagaaacTAGTCcatatatgaattatttatCTAATGACAATATTATGACTGTCAgaaatacaaatatatcGAATGAACCGTTTCCTGCATTGGATTATGTAGAACAAATGGGTTCTAATGAAACTATGTTCATTGATAATTTTGAGAAGTGTCAAGTTGCTAAGGAGCCTACTTCTcctttttttcatttatataatagtaATGATTCTTCAAAGGTATCATGCATGGGTCAAGATAATAATGACATAAATGTggataatataaataataagatagatgtgaataatataaataataagatagatgtgaataatataaataatgacATATACatagataatattaaaaataataataataatgatattgATAAACATACAAGTGTCTATAAACATATGCCTACAAAATGccatataaataatattagtCCAAGCAATGCAGGTGATAGAAGCAAATTGAGTTCTCCCGCTTTGCAATCAATGAAAACGAAGATAAGTAATACACATTTAATAACAAAGGAAGAAGAGGTAGGTGCGTCTTTAAAGATATGTAAGAATGAATTCACAAAATTAGAACATTCAAAAGTAAATAcagtaaaaataaaatcacCTAAAAATGTGAGTAAAGTGTGTCCAAATAAAAACGCAATAAATGTTCCTAAGGTAGTTAAAgtgaaaaataaaactaATGAAAATGTAAAAACTCCAAAGATAACAAAAAGGAATAGTGACAATACATCTGGTAGGGTTGATCAGAAGATGaatcataatattaatataaataataacaataataataataataataataataataatattacagtaaataataatgttaGTGTGAATAACCACATTCAAACTCATGAGATTAGTAATAACCATGGAGGTAGTAGCAGTTCGTCCCCTCCTGTTCATCAGAATGGAACCTTGactaataatatatgtgtaaAGAGTAATAAGAATGAAAAGAACCCATCTGTTGAAAAAgatataacatataatatgaacGTGGTGATTAGATGTAGACCTATGAGTATGAGTGAAAAGAATGATGGGGcaaaaaatgtaataaaaattttagATAACAAAATGGTAGTATTATTAGATCCATCTGATAATAGTGATAATGTATTAAGACAGAATCGGAGTAGAGAAAAGAAATATGTATTTGATTATGTCTTTGATGAAAATAGTTCTCAAGAAgatgtatataataatagtgTAAAATGTTTAATAGATGCAGTAATAAAAGGATATAACTCAACAGTATTTGCTTATGGTGCTACTGGTGCTGGTAAAACACATACAATAATTGGATATAAGAATGAACCAGGcataatgatgatgattCTAAAGGATTTATTTgaaagaataaaaatgttGCAAATAATGAATGAATATAAAGTGAAATGCTCATttattgaaatatataatgaaaacATATGTGATTTATTAAATCCTTCTAATGAATATTTAGATGTAAGAGAGGATCCTATCAAAGGAGTAACTGtttctaatatttttgaagTATGTACTACATCTGTAGAAGAAATAATGGAATTGATTCATACAGGGAATCGAAATCGAACCCAAGAACCTACAGATGCAAATAAAACAAGTTCAAGAAGTCACGGGGTATTACAAGTAATAGTTGAAGAAACTGAAAAGGGTCAAGGTGTATATCAACAAACAAAAAGAGGAAAATTATGTGTTATCGATTTAGCAGGTAGTGAAAGAGCTAGCCAAACCAATAATAAAGGAATGAGAATGTTAGAGGGTGCAAATATTAATAGATCATTACTAGCCTTAGGAAATGTAATCAATGCATTAGTACTTAGAAGTAAAGGAAATAGTAAATCGAATTTTATTCCATTTAGAGATAGTAAGTTAACAAGATTATTAAAAGATTCATTAGGAGGAAATTGCAAAACGGTTATGATAGCAAACATAAGTCCATCACACTTATCATATGAAGATACACATAATACATTAAAATATGCAAACAGAgcaaaaaatataaaaaatgtcGTTACATCTAATTCGATAGTGGTAAAACATCATTTGACAATGTATATTGATGTCattgaaaaattaaaaaacGAGATTGAGTTTTTAAAAGAGCAGTTGAATGAAAAAGAGAAGATGCATGATTATATGAGTACTAATTCGACtaattatgattattatgatCAATTGAAGgattatgaaaaaaattgttCAAAGGAGGAgttaatacatataatagCTATGTTAAAAAAGGAGAACCAGCGTTTGAAGATGTGTGACCCGCAAGATGGAGGAATgaacaataataataatgatgataataataataatgatggtgatgataataataatgatggtgatgataataataatgatggTGAACGTAACAACATCGTGAGTGATCCTTTTAATCAcaatgaatataataatagttCTAAATTAGAAGATGACATGGTAACAAATAAACATAATGAAGAACTAGctaaatataaagaagaaGTAAACAATCTTAAAATGATGAATGagaaattatttattgataataaaaacttTCAATTGAAGTTACAAgaatatgtaaatatatctaagaatttaaaaacattaaatgaggaatataaaaaacaaatagATGGGTTCAAAAGTATGGTGCACAACCATGATATGAATCATATtcaaataaagaaaaagtTGGACGatctaaaaaaaaaatatgcCCAGCTGAAg GAAAGCACCGACGATAAAGATAATGAAGACGTCCTAGAAAAGTGGAAAAATGAATTAACTAAA gCAACATATTACAAATTATTGTCTATAAATGGGTACTTATATTACATCACGAATTTG CTATTAAATGAACGTAAGAAAatcaaaatgataatattgGATATAGAGAGGAAGttaatacaaaataaagaaattgGGACACATAAAATATCGGAAGATGATATAAAAGTGTTACAAGAAAAT AAGATGGACCACCAGCTAAAACTCAACATTCTTCAGACAAACAACTTAATAAAAGACTTAcctataaaaataaaagacgataagatgaaaaattttctgtatcttttttatactAACAAGGTATTGTTGCAAGAAAAGGAGGAGTTACAG gatttttttgaattatcCTCTACAATCattaaacaaaaagaaaaacaaattGAAGATTTAAAAGGACAGCTAAAGGATATAAATGTTTCGATAATGTcaaagaaataa
- a CDS encoding hypothetical protein (conserved Plasmodium protein, unknown function) — protein MESSKVIKMKNKLNTFEIFMNQYIVKYKNTKECFMCKHKITSNHIEKMENICPKMWKYFHGIINQPQCPLQSFGKVLKVKDLRFEELEKYKESLQRK, from the exons aTGGAAAGTAGTAAggttataaaaatgaaaaataaattgaATACTTTCGAAATCTTTATGAATCAGTATATcgtaaaatataaaaatactAAAGAATGTTTTATGTGTAAG CATAAAATCACAAGTAATCATATTgaaaaaatggaaaatatTTGTCCTAAGATGTGGAAATATTTTCATGGAATAATTAACCAGCCACAATGCCCTTTACAAAG TTTTGGAAAAGTTTTAAAAGTTAAAGATTTGAGATTTGAAGAGCTCGAAAAGTATAAGGAAAGTTTGCaaaggaaataa